A genomic window from Nocardioides rotundus includes:
- a CDS encoding helix-turn-helix transcriptional regulator — MLEALLDQPDPVGIDALAQATARHPNTVREQVNWLVAHGHVERIRQPQDGRGRPAWLYQARGSRPGDDEYVELAAALAWRLQDASPDTHAEALAAGHGWGRDLVDRRGTVAEPSPEAGRRWTVELMDDLGYAPDADSDARTVVLRRCPLLQAAHRFPDVVCAVHLGMVQAALERNGARPEDAQLTPFSAPGECLLQLGTRPS; from the coding sequence GTGCTCGAAGCACTGCTCGACCAGCCCGACCCCGTCGGCATCGACGCACTGGCGCAGGCCACGGCCCGGCACCCCAACACCGTGCGCGAGCAGGTGAACTGGCTGGTCGCGCACGGCCACGTCGAACGCATCCGTCAACCACAGGACGGCCGCGGCCGGCCCGCCTGGCTCTACCAGGCGCGCGGCTCGCGCCCCGGGGACGACGAGTACGTCGAGCTGGCCGCGGCCCTCGCGTGGCGGCTGCAGGACGCGTCGCCGGACACCCACGCCGAGGCCCTGGCGGCCGGGCACGGCTGGGGACGGGACCTGGTCGACCGCCGGGGGACCGTCGCCGAGCCCTCCCCCGAGGCGGGTCGCCGCTGGACCGTCGAGCTGATGGACGACCTGGGCTACGCACCCGACGCCGACTCCGACGCGCGCACCGTCGTGCTGCGCAGGTGCCCGCTCCTGCAGGCGGCCCACCGGTTCCCCGACGTGGTGTGCGCCGTCCACCTCGGGATGGTGCAAGCCGCACTCGAGCGCAACGGCGCCCGTCCCGAGGATGCGCAGCTGACGCCTTTCAGCGCACCTGGCGAGTGTCTGCTACAGCTCGGCACCCGACCGTCTTGA